A stretch of Prunus dulcis chromosome 6, ALMONDv2, whole genome shotgun sequence DNA encodes these proteins:
- the LOC117630854 gene encoding probable WRKY transcription factor 2 — protein sequence MAGIDDNVAIIGDWVPPSTSPRAFFSSMLVDDIGSRSMLEPPSSNKTAEFFLGSQEGDTNGKNLSQGNASGEELNEVGSFSEYKSNSRGGLVERIAARAGFNAPRLNTESIRSSDLSLNSDIRSPYLTIPPGLSPTILLDSPVFLSNSLAQPSPTTGKFPFVSNGHSRSSTLMTEGLDKTNFFEDINTSFAFKPIAESGSFFLGPTSKMGSTGFPHQSFPSIEVSVQSENSSQSIEPTKVQNQNTTKVQNQNTNNLQLQADFSRTSTEKDNGANSADPRAFDTVGGSTEHSPTLDEQPDEEGDQRGSGDSMAAAAGGTPSEDVYNWRKYGQKQVKGSEYPRSYYKCTHPNCQVKKKVERSHEGHITEIIYKGAHNHPKPPPNRRSAAIGSSNPLNDMRPDIPEQGGPQSGADGDLVWASTQKANVGAPDWKHENLEVTSSASVGPDYCNQSSSMQAQNGTHLESGDVVDASSTFSNDEDEDDRGTHGSVSLAYDGEGDESESKRRKIEAYATEMSGATRAIREPRVVVQTTSEVDILDDGYRWRKYGQKVVKGNPNPRSYYKCTNAGCTVRKHVERASHDLKSVITTYEGKHNHDVPAARNSSHVNSGPSNTMSGQASSAGIQTHPHRPEPSQVHNSMARFERPSSLGSFSLPGRHQLGPSHGFSFGMNQPGLANLAMAGLGPGQPKLPVMPVHHPYFAQQRQVNEMGFMLPKGEPKVEPMSESGLNMSNGSSVYQQLMSRLPLGPQM from the exons ATGGCTGGCATCGATGATAACGTTGCTATAATTGGAGATTGGGTGCCTCCAAGTACAAGCCCAAGAGCCTTCTTCTCTTCAATGTTAGTTGACGACATAGGCTCAAGATCAATGTTGGAACCTCCCAGCAGTAATAAAACTGCGGAGTTCTTTTTGGGATCTCAAGAAGGAGATACCAATGGAAAAAATTTGTCACAAGGCAATGCTTCTGGCGAGGAACTAAATGAAGTGGGTTCATTTTCAGAGTACAAGTCAAACTCACGCGGAGGGCTTGTGGAAAGGATTGCAGCCAGAGCTGGGTTTAATGCTCCGCGGCTGAATACAGAAAGCATTAGATCTTCTGACCTTTCACTTAATTCCGACATTCGGTCCCCTTATCTGACAATACCTCCTGGTCTCAGTCCAACCATACTGCTAGACTCTCCTGTTTTCCTTTCAAATTCATTG GCACAGCCATCTCCAACAACTGGAAAATTTCCATTTGTCTCAAATGGTCATAGCAGGAGTTCCACATTAATGACAGAGGGCCTTGATAAAACTAATTTCTTTGAGGACATAAATACTTCATTCGCTTTCAAGCCTATCGCGGAATCAGGCTCCTTCTTTCTTGGTCCAACTAGCAAA ATGGGTTCAACTGGTTTTCCACATCAATCTTTTCCCAGCATCGAGGTGTCAGTCCAGTCAGAAAATTCTTCTCAAAGTATAGAACCAACCAAGGTTCAAAACCAGAATACAACCAAGGTTCAAAACCAGAATACAAACAATCTTCAGCTCCAGGCAGACTTCTCTCGCACATCTActgaaaaagataatggagCTAACTCAGCAGATCCAAGGGCTTTTGATACTGTTGGTGGCAGTACTGAGCATTCTCCAACCCTTGATGAGCAACCAGATGAAGAAGGAGATCAAAGAGGTAGTGGAGATTCCatggctgctgctgctggtggTACACCATCCGAAGATGTATATaattggagaaaatatggacaGAAACAAGTAAAAGGTAGTGAGTATCCACGAAGTTATTACAAGTGCACGCATCCAAATTGTCAGGTTAAGAAAAAGGTTGAACGATCTCATGAGGGTCATATAACAGAGATCATCTACAAAGGGGCCCATAACCACCCTAAACCTCCTCCCAATCGTCGATCAGCCGCCATTGGATCATCTAACCCACTTAATGACATGCGACCAGACATCCCTGAACAAGGTGGACCACAGAGTGGTGCTGATGGTGATTTAGTTTGGGCAAGTACACAAAAGGCAAATGTTGGAGCTCCTGATTGGAAGCATGAAAACCTTGAGGTGACTTCATCAGCATCTGTGGGCCCTGACTACTGCAACCAATCCTCTTCTATGCAGGCTCAGAATGGTACGCACCTTGAATCAGGTGATGTGGTGGACGCGTCATCTACCTTTTctaatgatgaagatgaagatgatcgAGGGACACATGGCAGTGTTTCATTGGCTTATGATGGTGAAGGAGATGAATCAGAGTCGAAAAGAAG GAAAATTGAAGCCTATGCAACAGAAATGAGTGGAGCTACCAGAGCCATTCGTGAGCCTAGAGTCGTGGTCCAGACAACCAGTGAAGTAGATATCCTTGATGATGGATATCGTTGGCGCAAGTATGGGCAGAAGGTTGTGAAAGGCAATCCAAATCCAAG GAGTTACTACAAGTGCACCAATGCTGGCTGCACAGTGAGGAAGCATGTGGAAAGAGCATCCCATGACCTTAAGTCAGTGATCACCACATATGAGGGAAAGCACAATCATGATGTTCCCGCTGCTCGAAATAGTAGCCATGTCAACTCTGGCCCGTCCAACACCATGTCTGGCCAAGCTTCCTCTGCAGGCATTCAAACCCATCCGCATAGACCGGAGCCATCACAAGTTCACAACAGCATGGCAAGATTTGAAAGGCCTTCATCACTGGGTTCATTCAGCCTACCCGGAAGGCATCAGCTGGGGCCATCCCATGGCTTCTCTTTCGGAATGAACCAACCCGGCCTGGCCAATCTGGCAATGGCTGGGTTGGGTCCAGGCCAACCCAAACTCCCTGTTATGCCTGTTCATCATCCATACTTTGCACAACAGCGCCAGGTCAATGAAATGGGCTTCATGTTACCAAAAGGAGAACCAAAAGTGGAGCCTATGTCAGAATCTGGTCTAAACATGTCCAATGGTTCATCAGTATACCAACAGCTAATGAGTAGGCTTCCTCTTGGACCACAGATGTAG
- the LOC117632739 gene encoding receptor-like protein kinase BRI1-like 3, whose protein sequence is MMGFFCFLLLFVFHFYLLLSLASGARNLSSSQQLQQEQSQSDDDEVRLLLAFKQSSVQSDPHGFLSDWKADSATPLCSWRGLTCSSDDHVITINLSNAGLIGSLHFPTLTALPSLQNLYLQGNSFSAADLSVSNITSCGLETLDLSSNNISEPFPSRSFLLSCDHLASVNLSHNSIPGGNLSVGSSLLQLDLSHNLISDTALLTCQNLNLLNVSTNKLTGKLSDSLFSCKNLSTLDLSNNTFSGEIPSSFLAKASASLKYLDLSSNNFTGKFSNLDFGQCRSITLLKLAHNALSGDQFPVSLGNCQVLETLDLSHNKLENKIPGVLLGNLKKLRQLFLGHNHFSGEIPTELGKACGTLQELDISVNNLSGGLPSSFTSCSSLVSLNLGHNQLSGYFLSSIVSSLPSLRYLYVPFNNITGPVPLSLTNGTRLQVLDLSSNAFTGNVPSGFCSPNAPSTLEKILLANNFLSGTVPSELGNCKNLKAIDLSFNSLIGPIPSEIWSLPNLSDLVMWANNLTGEIPEGICINGGNLETLILNNNLITGTIPRSIAKCTNMIWVSLSSNRLTGDIPSGIGNLIKLAILQLGNNSLSGQIPAELGKCQSLIWLDLNSNGLSGSIPSELANQAGLVSPGTVSGKQFAFVRNEGGTSCRGAGGLVEFEGIRAERLEKFPMVHSCPSIRIYSGLTVYTFTSNGSMIYLDLSYNFLSGSIPDDLGTLSYLQVLNLGHNMLTGNIPDSFGGLKAIGVLDLSHNTLQGAVPGSLGTLSFLSDLDVSNNNLSGLIPSGGQLTTFPASRYENNSGLCGVPLGACSSQRHSADSRVGRKKQSMTSGMVIGITFFFFCILILALALYRMKKYQQKEEKREKYIESLPTSGSSSWKLSSVPEPLSINIATFEKPLRKLTFAHLLEATNGFSADSLIGTGGFGEVYKAQLGDGCVVAIKKLIHVTGQGDREFMAEMETIGKIKHRNLVPLLGYCKIGEERLLVYEYMKWGSLEAVLHDKSKGGVSRLDWAARKKIAIGSARGLAFLHHSCIPHIIHRDMKSSNVLLDENFEARVSDFGMARLVNALDTHLSVSTLAGTPGYVPPEYYQSFRCTAKGDVYSYGVILLELLSGKRPIDPSAFGDDNNLVGWAKQLQRDKRCNEILDTGLLPEVSGEAELYQYLRIAFECLDDRPFRRPTMIQVMAMFKELQVDSENDVLDGFSLKETVVEEP, encoded by the coding sequence ATGATGGGATTCTTCTGCTTTCTTTTGCTGTTTGTTTTTCACTTCTACCTGCTCCTAAGTTTGGCCTCAGGCGCCAGAAATTTGTCTTCATCTCAACAACTACAACAAGAACAAAGCCagagtgatgatgatgaggtgAGGCTGCTGTTGGCTTTCAAACAATCCTCTGTTCAATCTGATCCCCATGGTTTCTTGTCTGATTGGAAAGCTGATTCTGCCACCCCTCTCTGCTCATGGAGGGGCCTCACCTGCTCTTCTGATGACCACGTCATCACCATCAACCTTTCCAACGCTGGTCTCATTGGCAGCCTACACTTTCCAACTCTCACGGCCTTGCCGAGTCTCCAAAATCTCTATCTGCAAGGCAATTCATTCTCTGCTGCTGATCTCTCTGTCTCCAACATAACCTCATGTGGACTTGAGACTCTGGACTTGTCCTCCAACAACATCTCTGAACCTTTTCCAAGTCGATCTTTTCTTCTGAGTTGTGATCATCTTGCTTCTGTTAACCTCTCTCACAATTCAATCCCTGGAGGCAATCTCAGCGTTGGTTCTTCTCTGCTGCAGCTTGACCTCTCTCACAATCTGATTTCTGATACAGCCTTGTTGACATGTCAAAATCTGAATCTGCTCAATGTTTCCACTAACAAGCTCACTGGAAAACTGAGTgattctctcttttcttgcAAGAATCTATCAACCCTTGACCTTTCAAACAATACTTTTTCTGGGGAAATACCAAGCAGCTTCCTGGCAAAGGCCTCGGCATCTCTCAAGTATTTGGATCTCTCAAGCAACAATTTCACTGGAAAATTCTCCAACCTAGATTTTGGGCAGTGCAGAAGCATCACTTTGCTGAAGCTAGCACACAACGCACTCTCTGGGGATCAATTTCCTGTAAGCCTTGGTAACTGTCAGGTTCTGGAGACACTGGACCTTTCCCATAATAAGCTTGAGAACAAAATTCCTGGTGTTTTGTTGGGCAATCTCAAGAAATTGAGGCAACTGTTTTTGGGTCATAATCATTTTTCAGGTGAAATTCCAACTGAACTAGGAAAGGCTTGTGGGACTCTTCAGGAGCTTGATATCTCGGTTAACAATCTTTCTGGAGGGTTGCCTTCAAGTTTTACATCCTGCTCTTCTTTGGTTAGTCTCAACCTTGGTCACAATCAGCTCTCAGGATATTTCCTTAGTTCCATTGTAAGTAGTCTTCCTAGTTTGAGATATCTCTATGTGCCATTCAACAACATAACTGGTCCTGTGCCACTGTCTCTTACCAATGGTACTCGGCTTCAAGTGCTTGATCTCAGTTCTAATGCCTTCACGGGGAACGTCCCTTCAGGGTTTTGCTCCCCCAATGCTCCCTCAACTTTGGAAAAGATACTTCTAGCCAACAATTTTCTCTCCGGGACAGTGCCTTCGGAACTTGGAAACTGCAAGAACCTGAAGGCTATTGATCTTAGTTTCAACAGTCTGATTGGTCCAATTCCTTCAGAAATTTGGAGCTTGCCAAATCTCTCTGACTTGGTTATGTGGGCAAACAACCTCACTGGTGAAATCCCAGAAGGTATTTGCATCAATGGAGGAAACCTGGAAACTCTGATTCTCAACAATAATCTCATCACTGGAACCATTCCCCGGTCCATAGCCAAATGCACCAATATGATTTGGGTGTCACTATCTAGCAACCGCCTTACGGGAGATATCCCTTCTGGTATTGGAAATCTCATTAAGCTTGCAATACTTCAGTTGGGTAACAATTCACTCTCTGGACAGATTCCAGCTGAGCTTGGCAAGTGTCAGAGCCTTATTTGGCTTGATTTAAACAGCAATGGCCTAAGCGGTTCTATCCCATCAGAGCTTGCCAACCAAGCTGGCCTAGTCTCTCCTGGAACCGTTTCCGGGAAGCAGTTTGCATTTGTGAGAAATGAGGGTGGGACATCCTGCAGGGGTGCAGGAGGACTAGTTGAGTTTGAGGGAATCCGAGCAGAGAGACTAGAAAAGTTTCCTATGGTGCACTCTTGCCCTTCAATTAGAATTTACTCTGGCTTGACAGTTTACACATTCACCAGTAATGGCAGCATGATCTACCTTGATCTATCCTACAATTTCTTGTCTGGAAGCATTCCCGACGACTTAGGTACACTGTCCTATCTGCAAGTCTTGAACCTTGGGCACAACATGCTAACTGGAAATATTCCTGATAGCTTTGGAGGATTAAAAGCAATTGGAGTCCTTGATCTCTCTCACAATACTCTTCAGGGCGCTGTCCCAGGATCATTGGGGACTCTCTCTTTTCTGAGTGATCTTGATGTGTCTAACAACAACCTCAGCGGTCTCATCCCTTCCGGAGGTCAGCTGACCACTTTCCCAGCATCCAGATATGAGAACAACTCTGGCCTTTGTGGGGTACCCTTGGGAGCATGTAGCTCTCAAAGGCACTCAGCAGATTCCAGagttggaagaaaaaagcAGTCTATGACTTCAGGAATGGTAATTGGCAtcacattctttttcttctgcatTCTTATACTTGCATTAGCTCTATATCGAATGAAGAAGTACCAGCAGAaggaggaaaagagagagaagtatATTGAAAGCCTTCCAACTTCAGGCAGCAGCAGCTGGAAACTTTCCAGTGTTCCTGAGCCGCTCAGCATCAACATAGCCACATTCGAGAAACCTTTGCGGAAGCTGACCTTTGCCCATCTACTTGAAGCAACAAATGGTTTCAGTGCAGACAGCCTGATAGGTACTGGAGGGTTTGGTGAGGTTTACAAGGCACAACTGGGAGATGGCTGTGTTGTTGCAATTAAGAAGCTTATTCATGTCACAGGTCAAGGAGACAGGGAGTTTATGGCAGAAATGGAAACTATTGGGAAAATCAAGCACCGAAACCTGGTTCCATTGTTGGGGTACTGCAAGATTGGGGAGGAGAGACTTCTTGTGTATGAGTACATGAAATGGGGAAGTCTGGAGGCTGTTCTTCATGATAAGTCTAAGGGAGGGGTCTCTAGGCTGGATTGGGCAGCACGAAAGAAGATTGCCATAGGCTCTGCTAGAGGTCTAGCATTCCTTCACCATAGTTGCATACCTCATATCATCCACCGGGACATGAAGTCTAGCAATGTTCTTCtagatgaaaattttgaggCCAGAGTATCTGATTTCGGCATGGCAAGATTGGTGAATGCCCTCGATACTCATCTTAGTGTGAGCACCCTTGCAGGTACTCCAGGTTATGTTCCCCCTGAGTACTACCAGAGTTTTAGATGCACCGCAAAAGGGGATGTCTACAGTTATGGGGTTATACTGCTAGAGCTTCTCTCTGGGAAAAGGCCTATCGACCCGTCAGCGTTTGGTGATGACAACAACCTGGTTGGATGGGCAAAGCAGCTTCAGAGGGATAAGAGATGTAATGAGATACTGGACACTGGGTTGTTGCCAGAGGTATCCGGTGAGGCTGAACTATACCAGTATCTGAGGATTGCCTTTGAGTGCCTAGATGACAGGCCATTCCGCAGGCCAACCATGATTCAGGTTATGGCTATGTTTAAAGAGCTTCAGGTTGATTCAGAGAACGATGTGCTCGATGGCTTTTCACTGAAAGAGACTGTTGTTGAGGAACCATAA